In one Angustibacter luteus genomic region, the following are encoded:
- a CDS encoding general stress protein, with translation MAAPTPRGVRPSIALEFPQSLGVFDKYEDAQRTVDYLSDQQFAVQNVMIVGTDLRQVERITGRLTYARAAMAGAASGAWFGLLIGILLSLFSTGSDAWSAILTGLLIGLAFGIAFGLAGYAATGGRRDFTSVSQVVATRYEVLVEHKLLLEAQQVLQGMPNRPQQPL, from the coding sequence ATGGCTGCACCGACGCCGCGTGGCGTTCGCCCCTCGATCGCCCTGGAGTTCCCGCAGTCGCTCGGTGTCTTCGACAAGTACGAGGACGCCCAGCGCACCGTGGACTACCTGTCGGACCAGCAGTTCGCCGTCCAGAACGTGATGATCGTGGGTACCGACCTGCGCCAGGTGGAGCGGATCACCGGGCGGCTGACCTACGCCCGGGCCGCGATGGCCGGCGCGGCGTCGGGTGCCTGGTTCGGCCTGCTCATCGGGATCCTGCTGAGCCTTTTCAGCACCGGCAGCGATGCCTGGTCGGCGATCTTGACGGGGCTGCTCATCGGGTTGGCGTTCGGCATCGCGTTCGGCCTCGCCGGGTACGCCGCGACCGGTGGGCGCCGGGACTTCACCTCGGTGTCCCAGGTCGTGGCGACCCGCTACGAGGTGCTGGTCGAGCACAAGCTGCTGCTGGAGGCCCAGCAGGTTCTGCAAGGGATGCCGAACCGCCCCCAGCAACCCCTCTGA
- a CDS encoding VOC family protein, producing MSAPHGIRLSTVNIGAPDPLALARFYAALLGWRVDEESADPTWAVVRPPGGGVSISCQYEDPFVAPVWPAGPGQQQMQLHLEVQVDDLDGAAEHALACGATLAEFQPQDDVRVCLDPVGHPFCLWIES from the coding sequence GTGAGCGCGCCGCACGGGATCCGGCTGAGCACGGTCAACATCGGCGCGCCCGACCCCCTGGCACTGGCCCGGTTCTACGCCGCGCTGCTCGGTTGGCGGGTCGACGAGGAGTCCGCCGACCCGACCTGGGCCGTCGTGCGCCCCCCGGGTGGCGGGGTGTCGATCTCCTGCCAGTACGAGGACCCGTTCGTGGCACCGGTGTGGCCGGCCGGACCGGGTCAGCAGCAGATGCAGCTGCACCTGGAGGTCCAGGTCGACGACCTGGACGGCGCCGCCGAGCACGCGCTCGCCTGCGGCGCGACGCTGGCGGAGTTCCAGCCCCAGGACGACGTCCGGGTCTGCCTCGACCCGGTCGGGCACCCGTTCTGCCTGTGGATCGAGAGCTAG
- a CDS encoding DUF6636 domain-containing protein: MSLPPLPDVPRDNRRTATVVAVAVLGVLCVGGLVFGLKGLFAPADGQPGGAATTAAGPRPSTDSAAPTTEGGDVSTPSSAGPAAASTPPEPAGDLVQFSSPSGNIRCALSSAGARCDIGDKTWAPGARPGDCQADWGTGLFVDGARASVTCASDAVDGGSALKYGKAVTRGDFTCRSSKDGISCRDGSSGHAFSLSRAAFQVS, translated from the coding sequence ATGAGCCTGCCCCCGCTGCCCGACGTCCCCCGGGACAACCGGCGCACGGCCACCGTGGTGGCCGTCGCCGTCCTGGGTGTGCTCTGCGTGGGTGGGTTGGTGTTCGGGCTCAAGGGCCTGTTCGCCCCGGCCGACGGGCAGCCTGGCGGCGCGGCGACGACCGCGGCCGGACCGCGCCCCAGCACCGACAGCGCCGCCCCGACCACGGAGGGCGGTGACGTCAGCACGCCCTCGTCGGCGGGCCCGGCAGCCGCGTCCACCCCGCCGGAGCCCGCCGGGGACCTCGTGCAGTTCTCCTCGCCGAGCGGCAACATCCGCTGCGCCCTCAGCTCCGCCGGAGCGCGCTGCGACATCGGTGACAAGACCTGGGCACCCGGCGCGCGGCCCGGTGACTGCCAGGCCGACTGGGGCACCGGCCTGTTCGTGGACGGCGCGCGCGCGTCCGTGACCTGCGCCAGCGACGCGGTGGACGGCGGGTCCGCCCTGAAGTACGGCAAGGCGGTCACGCGGGGGGACTTCACCTGCCGGAGCAGCAAGGACGGCATCAGCTGCCGCGACGGCTCGTCCGGCCACGCGTTCAGCCTGTCGCGAGCGGCCTTCCAGGTGAGCTGA
- a CDS encoding aminopeptidase P family protein — translation MSEEQPKKTDHRSRPTSEAFKAFIAKGWAARPSDLPQQAEVAPYAAARRDAVSAAFPGERIVIPAGGLKVRSNDTDYIFRPHSAFAHLTGLGADREPDSVLVLEPKDGGGHEAILYFRPRAGRDTEEFYSDARYGELWVGVRPSLEEVEAELAIAARHLDELPEAIKKDLGDVVVRIVRGADAELTAVLDEARTQSAERELEADQALDEALLQFLSELRLTKDEWEVAQMRLACAATAEGFEAVVRSLADAVGKGRGERWVEGQFGLVARHSGNGVGYESIVAAGDHACTLHWIRNDGDIRDGDLLLVDAGVEVESLYTADVTRTLPVDGTFSEAQRKVYQAVLDAQEAGMAAIKPGAAFKDIHEAAIKVVAERLHEWGLLPVDVETTLSDEGGHHRRWMVHGTSHHLGIDVHDCAQARREQYMEAELKPGMVLTVEPGIYFKADDELVPDELRGVGVRIEDDVLVTETGYENLSAALPRTPDDVEQWMSSLRS, via the coding sequence GTGAGCGAAGAGCAGCCGAAGAAGACCGACCACCGTTCCCGCCCGACGTCCGAGGCGTTCAAGGCGTTCATCGCGAAGGGTTGGGCGGCCCGACCGAGCGACCTGCCGCAGCAGGCCGAGGTCGCGCCCTACGCCGCCGCCCGACGCGACGCCGTGTCCGCGGCGTTCCCGGGCGAGCGCATCGTGATCCCGGCCGGCGGGCTGAAGGTGCGCAGCAACGACACCGACTACATCTTCCGGCCGCACTCGGCGTTCGCCCACCTCACCGGCCTCGGCGCCGACCGCGAGCCCGACTCGGTCCTGGTGCTGGAGCCGAAGGACGGCGGCGGCCACGAGGCCATCCTCTACTTCCGACCGCGGGCCGGTCGGGACACCGAGGAGTTCTACTCCGACGCCAGGTACGGCGAGCTCTGGGTCGGCGTCCGCCCGAGCCTGGAGGAGGTCGAGGCCGAGCTGGCCATCGCCGCCCGCCACCTCGACGAGCTGCCGGAGGCCATCAAGAAGGACCTCGGGGACGTCGTCGTCCGGATCGTGCGCGGCGCGGACGCCGAGCTCACCGCGGTGCTGGACGAGGCCCGTACCCAGTCGGCCGAGCGCGAGCTCGAGGCCGACCAGGCCCTGGACGAGGCGCTGCTGCAGTTCCTGTCCGAGCTCCGGCTGACCAAGGACGAGTGGGAGGTCGCCCAGATGCGGCTCGCCTGCGCGGCCACCGCCGAGGGCTTCGAGGCCGTCGTCCGCAGCCTGGCGGATGCCGTCGGCAAGGGCCGCGGCGAGCGCTGGGTCGAGGGCCAGTTCGGGCTGGTGGCGCGGCACTCCGGCAACGGGGTCGGCTACGAGTCGATCGTCGCGGCCGGCGACCACGCCTGCACGCTGCACTGGATCCGCAACGACGGTGACATCCGTGACGGCGACCTGCTGCTGGTCGACGCCGGCGTCGAGGTCGAGTCGCTCTACACCGCCGACGTCACCCGCACCCTGCCGGTCGACGGCACCTTCAGCGAGGCCCAGCGCAAGGTCTACCAGGCCGTGCTGGACGCGCAGGAGGCCGGCATGGCCGCCATCAAGCCCGGCGCCGCCTTCAAGGACATCCACGAGGCGGCGATCAAGGTCGTCGCCGAGCGGCTGCACGAGTGGGGTCTGCTGCCGGTGGACGTCGAGACCACGCTCAGCGACGAGGGCGGTCACCACCGCCGCTGGATGGTGCACGGCACCAGCCACCACCTCGGCATCGACGTCCACGACTGCGCGCAGGCCCGACGCGAGCAGTACATGGAGGCCGAGCTCAAGCCCGGCATGGTTCTCACGGTCGAACCGGGGATCTACTTCAAGGCCGACGACGAGCTGGTGCCGGACGAGCTGCGCGGCGTCGGCGTCCGGATCGAGGACGACGTCCTGGTCACCGAGACGGGCTACGAGAACCTCTCGGCGGCCCTGCCCCGCACCCCCGACGACGTCGAGCAGTGGATGTCGTCCCTGCGCTCGTGA
- a CDS encoding LysE family transporter yields MISALGAGLLAGLGIAVPVGAVGVYLVTLAAHRSVRVAACAALGVASADLVYAVLAVLGGQAVASLAESVAEPLRWVAVVALLLVGAKMAVDAVRHSRAIAEGVHAPSDPSALRAYVSLLGLTLANPATIVYFVALVTGNRAGSGATGGGAAFVLGVFVASASWQLTLVTGGRLLARVATSARGRLVTGLAGSGLVIGLAVWTAVG; encoded by the coding sequence GTGATCTCTGCGCTGGGTGCCGGCCTGCTGGCGGGGTTGGGCATCGCCGTGCCCGTCGGCGCGGTCGGCGTGTACCTGGTGACGCTGGCGGCGCACCGCTCCGTGCGGGTCGCGGCGTGTGCGGCTCTCGGGGTGGCCTCCGCCGACCTGGTCTACGCGGTGCTGGCGGTGCTGGGTGGGCAGGCGGTGGCGTCGCTCGCGGAGTCGGTCGCCGAGCCGTTGCGCTGGGTCGCGGTCGTGGCGTTGCTGCTGGTCGGGGCGAAGATGGCGGTGGACGCGGTGCGTCACAGCCGGGCGATCGCCGAGGGGGTGCACGCGCCGAGCGACCCGTCGGCGCTGCGGGCGTACGTCTCGCTGCTGGGTCTGACGTTGGCCAACCCGGCGACGATCGTGTACTTCGTGGCGCTGGTGACCGGGAACCGGGCCGGGTCGGGTGCCACCGGCGGCGGGGCGGCGTTCGTCCTGGGGGTGTTCGTCGCGTCGGCGTCGTGGCAGCTGACGCTGGTGACCGGGGGACGACTGCTGGCCCGGGTGGCCACGAGTGCGCGGGGGCGGCTGGTCACCGGGTTGGCTGGTAGCGGCCTGGTGATCGGCCTGGCCGTCTGGACGGCCGTGGGTTGA
- a CDS encoding HNH endonuclease signature motif containing protein, translating to MFETSLRERRAPAGSGAADPVGAAEAEAWLWALGRGLTDPLAATRAVEDAVTDLPGDQLATFLVALPPTAGVDGWTVVEAIKGYEKVLRWAAAQQLRWIAELAQRRQDGRSRWSRGDAANQDDPSEGTPAERLMGRVGHDAAVEIAFALGESTRVGKDLLHQALSLTERLPQTLAALASGDVSRRVAAVVADETSVLDDAVVQRLDGALAERVAGRTAPEARASVRRAVVAADPGAALEREAKARRQRCFEVDRQVVDGMGTFGGFAPIEDVIAIDARVRGLADRARTPDDDRSAAARRMDVVTDLLLGRVVPSAASAPGAAADPEGRPWAVDVVVSLSTLRGLDDEPGELRGYGPITAGTARELAGAGVWRRLLTDPVSGVVTDVGTQRYRPPPGLADLVRARDRVCHAPGCRQPAARCDLDHVLDSPAGPSPRPHRDGATADWNLGALCRTHHTCKSRPDWQVRSPSPGAFQWRTPTGHTYTTDPSPPLEPPF from the coding sequence GTGTTCGAGACCTCCCTGCGCGAGCGACGCGCCCCCGCCGGGTCGGGTGCTGCCGACCCCGTCGGTGCCGCCGAGGCCGAGGCGTGGCTGTGGGCGCTGGGTCGCGGGCTCACCGACCCGCTGGCTGCGACCCGCGCCGTCGAGGACGCGGTGACGGACCTGCCCGGCGACCAGCTCGCGACGTTCCTGGTCGCCCTCCCGCCCACTGCCGGGGTGGACGGCTGGACGGTGGTGGAGGCGATCAAGGGCTACGAGAAGGTCCTGCGGTGGGCTGCTGCGCAGCAGCTGCGGTGGATCGCCGAGCTCGCCCAGCGACGGCAGGACGGGCGCTCGCGATGGTCCCGGGGAGATGCGGCGAACCAGGACGACCCGAGCGAGGGGACGCCGGCCGAGCGGCTGATGGGCCGGGTCGGCCACGACGCCGCGGTCGAGATCGCGTTCGCGCTGGGTGAGTCCACCCGGGTCGGCAAGGACCTCCTCCACCAGGCGCTGAGCCTGACGGAACGCCTGCCGCAGACGCTGGCGGCGCTCGCCAGCGGGGACGTCTCTCGCCGAGTCGCGGCGGTCGTGGCCGACGAGACCTCGGTGCTGGACGACGCCGTGGTGCAGCGGCTCGACGGAGCGTTGGCCGAGCGGGTGGCCGGGCGCACGGCGCCCGAGGCCCGGGCCAGCGTGCGTCGGGCGGTGGTGGCCGCGGATCCTGGCGCCGCCCTGGAGCGCGAGGCCAAGGCCCGGCGCCAGCGGTGCTTCGAGGTGGACCGGCAGGTCGTCGACGGCATGGGGACGTTCGGCGGCTTCGCACCGATCGAGGACGTGATCGCCATCGACGCGAGGGTGCGCGGGCTGGCCGACCGGGCGCGCACCCCCGATGACGACCGCTCGGCCGCCGCGCGCCGGATGGATGTCGTCACCGACCTGTTGCTGGGCCGCGTCGTGCCATCGGCCGCTTCTGCGCCCGGCGCGGCGGCCGATCCCGAAGGCCGCCCGTGGGCCGTGGACGTCGTGGTGTCGCTGAGCACCCTGCGCGGCCTGGACGACGAGCCGGGGGAGCTGCGCGGCTACGGACCGATCACGGCCGGCACGGCTCGCGAGCTGGCCGGCGCCGGGGTCTGGCGGCGGCTGCTGACCGACCCGGTCTCGGGGGTGGTCACGGACGTCGGGACGCAGCGGTACCGTCCGCCGCCCGGCCTGGCGGATCTGGTGCGTGCCAGGGATCGCGTGTGCCACGCACCGGGTTGTCGTCAGCCGGCCGCGCGCTGCGACCTCGACCACGTGCTGGACTCGCCAGCCGGTCCGTCACCTCGACCGCACCGGGACGGCGCGACCGCGGACTGGAACCTCGGCGCTCTCTGCCGCACCCACCACACCTGCAAGTCCCGGCCGGACTGGCAGGTCAGGTCGCCGAGCCCGGGTGCCTTCCAGTGGCGGACGCCGACCGGTCACACGTACACGACCGACCCGAGTCCACCGCTCGAGCCGCCGTTCTGA